A portion of the Bacteroides faecium genome contains these proteins:
- the htpG gene encoding molecular chaperone HtpG produces MQKGNIGVTTENIFPIIKKFLYSDHEIFLRELVSNAVDATQKLNTLASIGEFKGELGDLTVHVELGKDTITISDRGIGLTAEEIEKYINQIAFSGANDFLEKYKNDANAIIGHFGLGFYSAFMVAKKVEIITKSYRDSAQAVKWTCDGSPEFTIENVEKADRGSDIILYIDDDCKEFLEEARISELLKKYCSFLPVPIAFGKKKEWKDGKQVETTEDNIINDTTPLWTRKPSELSDEDYKSFYSKLYPMSDEPLFWIHLNVDYPFHLTGILYFPKVKSNIELNKNKIQLYCNQVYVTDSVEGIVPDFLTLLHGVIDSPDIPLNVSRSYLQSDSNVKKISTYITKKVSDRLQSIFKNDRKQFEEKWNDLKIFINYGMLTQEDFYDKAQKFALFTDTNDKHYTFEEYQTLIKDNQTDKDGNLIYLYANNKDEQYSYIEAATNKGYNVLLMDGQLDVAMVSMLEQKLEKSRFTRVDSDVVDNLIVKEDKKGEILEADKQDAITTAFKSQLPKMDKVEFNVTAQALGENSAPVMITQSEYMRRMKEMANIQAGMSFYGEMPDMFNLILNSDHKLIKQVLSEEEGACHAEVAPIQSEMDSVNKLRNELKDKHKDKKDEDIPTAEKDELNDLDKKWDDLKSKKEAVFIGYASNNKVIRQLIDLALLQNNMLRGEALNNFVKRSIELI; encoded by the coding sequence ATGCAAAAAGGTAATATTGGGGTTACAACAGAAAACATTTTCCCTATCATCAAGAAGTTTTTGTACAGTGACCATGAAATTTTTCTTCGTGAGTTAGTATCCAATGCGGTAGACGCTACCCAGAAGCTGAATACATTGGCTTCTATTGGCGAATTCAAAGGTGAACTGGGTGATCTGACCGTTCATGTCGAATTAGGTAAAGATACTATTACCATCTCTGACCGTGGTATCGGTCTGACAGCAGAAGAAATCGAAAAGTATATCAATCAGATTGCATTTTCAGGAGCTAACGATTTTCTCGAGAAATACAAAAATGACGCAAATGCCATTATCGGGCACTTCGGACTCGGTTTCTATTCCGCCTTTATGGTTGCGAAGAAAGTAGAAATAATCACTAAATCATATAGAGACAGTGCACAAGCTGTAAAATGGACTTGTGATGGTAGCCCTGAATTCACTATCGAAAATGTAGAAAAAGCCGACCGTGGTTCAGACATCATCTTATACATTGATGATGATTGCAAAGAATTCCTTGAAGAAGCACGTATCTCTGAACTCCTCAAGAAATATTGCAGCTTCCTTCCTGTTCCTATTGCATTTGGAAAAAAGAAAGAATGGAAAGATGGCAAACAAGTAGAAACAACTGAAGATAACATCATTAATGATACGACTCCTCTTTGGACTCGTAAACCAAGTGAACTATCGGATGAGGATTATAAATCATTCTATAGCAAGTTGTATCCAATGTCTGACGAACCGCTCTTCTGGATTCATCTGAATGTGGATTACCCATTCCATCTGACTGGTATCCTCTACTTCCCGAAAGTAAAGAGCAACATCGAACTAAATAAAAATAAGATTCAGTTATATTGCAATCAGGTATATGTCACAGATTCAGTTGAAGGCATAGTGCCGGATTTCCTGACTTTGTTACATGGAGTTATAGACTCACCGGATATCCCGTTAAACGTTTCCCGTTCATACTTGCAAAGTGATTCGAACGTGAAGAAGATTTCAACATACATCACCAAGAAAGTTTCCGACCGTCTGCAATCTATCTTCAAGAATGACCGTAAGCAATTTGAAGAGAAGTGGAATGATTTAAAAATATTTATCAATTACGGAATGCTCACACAAGAGGATTTCTACGATAAAGCGCAAAAATTTGCCCTTTTCACCGATACAAATGACAAACATTACACATTCGAGGAGTATCAGACTCTTATTAAAGATAATCAGACAGATAAAGATGGAAATCTAATCTATCTGTATGCCAATAATAAGGATGAACAATATAGTTACATCGAAGCTGCTACCAACAAAGGATACAATGTGTTGCTCATGGACGGCCAACTGGATGTAGCAATGGTAAGCATGCTGGAACAAAAATTGGAAAAATCCCGCTTTACCCGTGTCGATAGTGATGTGGTAGACAACCTTATTGTTAAAGAAGACAAGAAAGGTGAAATCTTGGAAGCCGATAAGCAGGATGCTATCACAACAGCCTTCAAAAGCCAACTACCCAAAATGGATAAAGTTGAATTCAATGTAACGGCACAGGCATTAGGAGAAAACTCTGCTCCAGTAATGATTACCCAAAGCGAATATATGCGCCGTATGAAAGAAATGGCAAATATTCAGGCCGGAATGAGCTTCTATGGTGAAATGCCTGATATGTTCAATTTAATACTGAATTCTGACCACAAGCTGATCAAGCAGGTGTTAAGCGAAGAAGAAGGTGCTTGTCATGCCGAAGTCGCTCCGATACAGTCCGAAATGGACAGCGTCAACAAACTGCGTAATGAGTTGAAAGACAAGCACAAGGATAAAAAAGATGAAGATATCCCAACAGCAGAAAAGGATGAACTGAATGATTTGGATAAGAAATGGGATGATTTGAAGAGCAAGAAAGAAGCTGTCTTCATTGGTTACGCAAGTAATAACAAAGTAATCCGTCAGCTTATTGACTTAGCTTTATTGCAAAACAATATGTTGAGAGGTGAAGCATTGAACAACTTCGTAAAACGTAGCATCGAGCTGATTTAA
- a CDS encoding ATP-dependent Clp protease ATP-binding subunit, with translation MNNQFSQRVSDIIVYSKEEANRLRSRYIGPEHLLLGMLRDGEGKAIEILSKLNTNLAIIKQQIEAQLKAEADDMLLPDAEVPLSNDAAKILKMCILEARGMKSNIADTEHVLLAILREKNNMAASVLEANDINYAKVLEQATLQPDINSGMGFTEDDDDDEEMSSPRSGGRGGSEERQQAQTASKKPSNDTPVLDNFGTDMTKAAEEGRLDPVVGREREIERLAQILSRRKKNNPILIGEPGVGKSAIVEGLALRIIQKKVSRILFDKRVVALDMTAVVAGTKYRGQFEERIRSILNELQKNPNVILFIDEIHTIVGAGSAAGSMDAANMLKPALARGEIQCIGATTLDEYRKNIEKDGALERRFQKVIVEPTTAEETLQILRNIKDKYEDHHNVYYTDEALEACVKLTDRYITDRNFPDKAIDALDEAGSRVHLTNVNVPKEIEEQEKLIEEAKNKKNEAVKSQNFELAASFRDKEKELSLQLDEMKKEWEANLKENRQTVDAEEIANVISMMSGIPVQRMAQAEGIKLAGMKEDLQSKVIAQDTAIEKLVKAILRSRVGLKDPNKPIGTFMFLGPTGVGKTHLAKELAKYMFGSADALIRIDMSEYMEKFTVSRLVGAPPGYVGYEEGGQLTEKVRRKPYSIVLLDEIEKAHPDVFNILLQVMDEGRLTDSYGRMVDFKNTVIIMTSNIGTRQLKEFGRGVGFATQSRLDDKEFSRSVIQKALNKSFAPEFINRVDEIITFDQLSLDAITKIIDIELKGLYSRIESIGYKLVIEDKAKEFIASKGYDVQYGARPLKRAIQTYLEDGLSELIISSSLKEGDNIQVSLNEEKGELEMKVIAAE, from the coding sequence ATGAATAATCAATTCTCACAAAGAGTTTCCGACATTATCGTCTATAGTAAGGAAGAAGCGAATCGGTTGAGAAGTAGGTACATAGGCCCTGAACACCTGCTTCTGGGAATGCTCCGTGACGGTGAAGGAAAAGCTATCGAGATATTGTCTAAACTCAACACCAATCTGGCTATAATCAAGCAGCAGATTGAAGCTCAATTGAAGGCAGAAGCTGATGACATGTTACTGCCTGATGCAGAAGTGCCGTTGTCCAATGATGCGGCAAAGATATTAAAAATGTGTATTTTAGAAGCACGTGGAATGAAAAGTAACATCGCTGATACAGAACATGTTCTGTTAGCAATTTTAAGAGAGAAAAATAATATGGCAGCTTCCGTACTTGAAGCAAATGATATAAATTACGCAAAAGTATTGGAACAAGCTACGTTACAGCCTGATATCAACTCAGGTATGGGTTTTACGGAAGACGATGATGATGACGAAGAAATGTCCTCTCCCCGTTCAGGTGGCAGAGGCGGTTCTGAAGAACGTCAGCAGGCACAAACTGCTTCAAAAAAGCCGTCCAATGACACGCCGGTACTCGATAATTTCGGTACGGATATGACAAAAGCGGCAGAAGAAGGAAGATTGGACCCTGTAGTCGGTAGAGAAAGAGAAATTGAACGCCTGGCTCAAATTTTGAGTCGTCGTAAAAAGAATAATCCGATTCTGATTGGAGAACCGGGTGTCGGAAAATCCGCTATCGTTGAAGGACTTGCCTTACGAATCATCCAGAAAAAGGTTTCACGAATTCTGTTTGATAAACGAGTGGTAGCCCTTGATATGACAGCTGTCGTGGCAGGAACCAAATACCGTGGACAGTTTGAAGAGCGTATCCGTTCCATTCTCAATGAGTTGCAGAAAAATCCGAATGTGATTTTGTTTATTGACGAAATTCACACGATTGTAGGTGCAGGTTCGGCAGCAGGCTCTATGGACGCCGCAAATATGCTTAAACCAGCATTGGCAAGAGGAGAAATACAGTGTATTGGTGCTACCACCCTGGATGAATATCGCAAGAACATCGAAAAGGATGGCGCTTTGGAACGTCGTTTCCAAAAAGTAATAGTAGAACCTACTACCGCTGAAGAAACTCTTCAGATTCTGCGTAATATCAAGGATAAGTACGAAGATCATCACAATGTATATTATACAGATGAAGCCCTGGAAGCATGTGTCAAGCTGACAGACCGCTATATCACAGATCGTAATTTCCCTGATAAAGCCATTGACGCTTTGGATGAAGCCGGCTCACGGGTACATCTTACCAACGTCAATGTTCCTAAAGAGATAGAAGAACAGGAAAAACTGATCGAAGAAGCTAAAAACAAGAAAAATGAAGCTGTAAAATCACAGAATTTCGAACTTGCAGCCAGCTTCCGGGATAAAGAAAAAGAACTCTCTCTCCAATTGGATGAGATGAAGAAAGAATGGGAAGCTAATCTCAAGGAGAACAGACAAACTGTGGATGCGGAAGAAATAGCTAATGTCATCTCAATGATGTCAGGTATCCCCGTGCAACGTATGGCGCAAGCTGAAGGCATCAAACTGGCAGGTATGAAAGAGGACTTGCAGTCTAAAGTCATTGCACAGGATACAGCCATAGAGAAGTTGGTAAAAGCGATTTTGCGAAGCCGCGTAGGACTGAAAGATCCTAATAAGCCGATTGGCACATTTATGTTCTTGGGCCCGACAGGAGTTGGTAAAACCCATTTAGCAAAAGAGTTGGCTAAATATATGTTTGGGTCCGCCGATGCGTTGATTCGTATAGACATGAGTGAATATATGGAGAAATTCACAGTTTCACGATTGGTCGGAGCGCCTCCGGGATACGTAGGATATGAAGAAGGTGGTCAGTTGACAGAGAAAGTTCGTCGTAAACCATACTCTATCGTATTGCTTGATGAGATAGAAAAGGCACATCCTGATGTATTCAATATCTTGCTTCAGGTGATGGATGAAGGTCGTTTGACTGACAGTTATGGCAGAATGGTAGACTTCAAAAATACCGTTATTATCATGACTTCCAATATTGGAACCCGTCAATTGAAAGAATTCGGACGAGGTGTCGGATTTGCGACACAAAGCCGCCTGGATGATAAAGAGTTCTCGCGAAGTGTAATACAAAAGGCTTTGAATAAATCATTCGCGCCTGAATTCATTAACCGTGTGGACGAAATCATCACCTTCGACCAACTCTCCTTGGATGCTATAACAAAGATTATAGACATAGAGTTAAAAGGACTGTATAGCAGGATTGAATCCATTGGATACAAGCTTGTTATTGAAGATAAAGCAAAAGAATTCATCGCAAGCAAAGGATATGACGTACAATATGGCGCCCGTCCTTTGAAACGAGCCATCCAGACTTATTTGGAAGATGGCCTGTCCGAGCTTATCATTTCTTCATCCTTGAAGGAAGGAGATAATATTCAGGTCTCTCTCAATGAAGAAAAAGGTGAACTTGAAATGAAAGTTATTGCTGCGGAATAG
- the gyrA gene encoding DNA gyrase subunit A, whose protein sequence is MLEQDRIIKINIEEEMKSSYIDYSMSVIVSRALPDVRDGFKPVHRRILYGMMELGNTSDKPYKKSARIVGEVLGKYHPHGDSSVYLAMVRMAQEWAMRYPLVDGQGNFGSVDGDSPAAMRYTEARLNKLGEAMMDDLYKETVDFEPNFDNTLVEPKVMPTRIPNLLVNGASGIAVGMATNMPPHNLSEVIDACDAYIDNPEITVEELMDFVKAPDFPTGGYIYGVSGVREAYLTGRGRVVMRAKAEIETGQMHDKIVVTEIPYNVNKAELIKYIADLVNDKKIEGISNANDESDRDGMRIVIDVKRDANASVVLNKLYKMTALQTSFGVNNVALIHGRPKTLNLRDLIKYFIEHRHEVVIRRTQFELRKAKERAHILEGLIIASDNIDEVIRIIRAAKTPNDAIAGLIERFNLTEIQSRAIVEMRLRQLTGLMQDQLHAEYEEIMKQIAYLESILADDEVCRKVMKEELLEVKAKYGDERRSEIVYSSEEFNPEDFYADDQMIITISHMGYLKRTPLTEFRAQNRGGVGSKGTETRDEDFVEHIYPATMHNTMMFFTQKGKCYWLKVYEIPEGTKNSKGRAIQNLLNIDSDDNVTAYLRVKSLEDSEFINSHYVLFCTKKGVIKKTLLEQYSRPRQNGVNAITIREDDSVIEVRMTNGNNEIIIANRNGRAIRFHEAAVRVMGRTATGVRGITLDNDGQDEVVGMICIKDLETESVMVVSEQGYGKRSEIEDYRKTNRGGKGVKTMNITEKTGKLVTIKSVTDENDLMIINKSGITIRLKVEDVRIMGRATQGVRLINLEKRNDQIGSVCKVMTESLEDEIPAEETEGTIVSDPNADAPDVEDVADVNEDESNNEIEE, encoded by the coding sequence ATGCTTGAACAAGACAGAATTATAAAGATTAACATCGAGGAGGAAATGAAGTCATCGTACATTGACTACTCCATGTCGGTCATAGTTTCACGTGCCCTTCCGGATGTTAGAGATGGATTTAAGCCCGTTCACCGTAGAATTTTATACGGAATGATGGAATTGGGTAATACTTCAGACAAACCTTATAAGAAATCAGCGAGAATCGTTGGTGAAGTACTTGGTAAGTATCACCCTCACGGAGATTCTTCTGTTTATCTTGCAATGGTGCGTATGGCACAGGAATGGGCAATGCGTTATCCATTGGTAGACGGGCAGGGTAACTTTGGTTCAGTAGACGGCGATAGCCCTGCAGCTATGCGTTATACCGAGGCTCGTCTTAATAAGTTGGGTGAAGCAATGATGGATGACCTGTATAAGGAAACTGTCGATTTTGAACCTAACTTTGACAATACGTTGGTTGAACCGAAAGTAATGCCGACCCGTATTCCTAATCTTTTAGTAAATGGTGCATCCGGTATTGCTGTAGGTATGGCTACCAACATGCCGCCTCATAATCTTTCGGAAGTAATTGATGCCTGTGATGCATATATTGATAATCCGGAAATTACAGTGGAAGAACTGATGGACTTTGTTAAAGCTCCGGACTTTCCTACAGGTGGATATATATATGGTGTAAGCGGTGTCCGTGAAGCATATCTGACAGGTCGTGGACGTGTGGTTATGCGCGCAAAAGCTGAAATTGAAACAGGACAGATGCATGATAAGATTGTAGTAACCGAGATACCGTATAATGTGAACAAGGCAGAATTGATTAAATACATCGCTGACCTTGTGAACGATAAGAAAATAGAGGGTATCTCGAATGCGAATGATGAGTCAGACCGTGACGGTATGCGTATTGTTATTGACGTGAAACGTGATGCAAATGCAAGTGTAGTGCTGAATAAGCTCTACAAGATGACAGCTTTGCAGACATCTTTCGGTGTGAATAACGTTGCTCTGATTCATGGACGCCCGAAGACTCTGAATCTGAGAGATTTAATTAAATACTTCATCGAGCATAGACATGAGGTTGTTATCCGTCGTACACAGTTTGAACTCCGCAAGGCAAAAGAGCGTGCACACATTCTCGAAGGTTTAATCATTGCTTCGGATAATATTGATGAAGTAATCCGTATTATTCGTGCAGCTAAAACCCCCAATGATGCTATTGCAGGTTTGATAGAGCGTTTCAACCTGACAGAAATTCAGTCTCGTGCCATTGTAGAAATGCGTTTGCGTCAGCTGACTGGTCTGATGCAGGATCAACTTCATGCAGAATACGAAGAAATAATGAAGCAAATTGCTTATTTGGAAAGTATCCTGGCTGATGATGAAGTCTGCCGCAAGGTAATGAAAGAGGAATTGTTAGAAGTAAAAGCGAAATATGGCGATGAACGTCGTTCTGAAATTGTTTATTCTTCAGAAGAGTTTAATCCGGAAGACTTCTATGCGGATGACCAGATGATTATCACAATCTCTCATATGGGATATCTCAAACGTACACCGTTGACTGAATTCCGCGCACAGAACCGTGGTGGAGTAGGTTCCAAGGGTACAGAAACCCGTGACGAGGACTTTGTTGAGCATATTTATCCGGCTACCATGCACAATACTATGATGTTCTTTACACAGAAAGGTAAATGCTATTGGTTGAAGGTATATGAAATCCCTGAAGGAACGAAGAATTCTAAGGGACGTGCCATCCAAAACTTGCTGAATATTGATTCTGACGATAATGTAACAGCATACTTGCGTGTCAAGAGCCTGGAAGATTCTGAATTTATTAATAGTCATTATGTATTGTTCTGTACTAAGAAAGGTGTAATAAAGAAAACACTGCTTGAGCAATATTCTCGCCCTCGTCAGAACGGTGTAAATGCGATTACGATTCGTGAAGATGACAGTGTTATTGAAGTTCGTATGACGAATGGAAACAATGAGATTATCATTGCTAATCGCAATGGACGTGCAATTCGTTTCCATGAAGCAGCAGTCCGCGTAATGGGACGTACTGCAACGGGGGTACGTGGTATTACATTAGATAACGATGGTCAGGACGAAGTTGTTGGAATGATTTGTATCAAAGATTTGGAAACTGAATCGGTAATGGTTGTTTCTGAACAGGGATATGGAAAACGTTCTGAAATCGAAGATTACCGTAAGACTAACCGTGGTGGTAAGGGAGTCAAGACCATGAATATTACGGAGAAAACTGGTAAACTGGTAACAATCAAGTCTGTAACAGACGAAAATGACTTGATGATTATCAATAAGTCTGGCATCACTATCCGTTTGAAAGTGGAAGATGTTCGCATCATGGGACGTGCTACGCAAGGTGTTCGTCTGATTAATCTTGAAAAACGTAACGATCAGATTGGTTCGGTATGTAAGGTTATGACTGAAAGTCTTGAAGATGAAATACCGGCAGAAGAAACAGAGGGAACTATTGTGAGTGATCCAAACGCAGATGCTCCCGATGTTGAAGATGTAGCTGACGTTAATGAAGACGAGAGCAACAATGAAATTGAGGAATAG